Proteins from one Thermobifida alba genomic window:
- a CDS encoding GNAT family N-acetyltransferase — protein sequence MPSVILETERLVLRAFTENDVDDVLRAASDPLTQRWLPIPAPGRPYTRSDAVTWCVDTAPATRATGDGQHWAAVCRRTGRYVGSFGVVRTNWAARTTEIGYLMAPDARGRGLAPEAVVAVTHWVLLDQGFERIALKAATDNTASRRVAEKAGYVYEGIERNAMPLHRGRTDLAVYSVIRPDLVG from the coding sequence ATGCCCAGCGTCATCCTGGAGACCGAGCGCCTGGTCCTGCGCGCCTTCACCGAGAACGACGTCGACGACGTGCTGCGCGCGGCCAGCGACCCGCTCACCCAGCGCTGGCTGCCGATCCCCGCGCCCGGCCGCCCCTACACCCGGTCCGACGCCGTCACCTGGTGCGTCGACACCGCCCCGGCCACCCGGGCGACCGGAGACGGCCAGCACTGGGCGGCCGTGTGCCGCCGGACCGGACGCTATGTCGGGTCCTTCGGGGTGGTCCGCACCAACTGGGCGGCGCGCACCACCGAGATCGGCTACCTGATGGCGCCGGACGCGCGCGGCCGCGGCCTGGCTCCCGAGGCGGTCGTCGCCGTCACCCACTGGGTGCTGCTGGACCAGGGGTTCGAACGGATCGCGTTGAAGGCCGCCACGGACAACACCGCCTCGCGCCGCGTCGCGGAGAAGGCCGGATACGTCTACGAGGGCATCGAACGCAACGCCATGCCGCTCCACCGCGGACGCACCGACCTGGCCGTCTATAGCGTCATCCGCCCCGACCTGGTCGGTTGA
- a CDS encoding DUF6504 family protein, with the protein MTGQGYGVPVRVWDRDGRPTRFVWQGRVHVVRQVLDHWVTVRADFTGDGRRPERVFWRVRAGAGADLGLYELRYDSATGVWLLARVAA; encoded by the coding sequence ATGACGGGACAGGGCTACGGCGTGCCAGTGCGGGTGTGGGACAGGGACGGGCGGCCGACGCGGTTCGTCTGGCAGGGGCGCGTCCACGTGGTCCGGCAGGTCCTCGACCACTGGGTCACGGTGCGCGCGGACTTCACCGGGGACGGGAGGCGGCCGGAGCGGGTCTTCTGGCGGGTGCGTGCCGGGGCCGGAGCGGACCTCGGGCTCTACGAGCTGCGGTACGACTCCGCCACCGGCGTCTGGCTGCTGGCCCGGGTGGCCGCGTGA
- a CDS encoding serine/threonine-protein kinase — MTRNGHERARPLRTGDPTELGDYRIVGRLGRGGMGTVYLGRDAARRLVAVKLIHPDLSEDPAFRQRFAREVAAARRVARFSTAAVLDARLDSDPLFIVSEYVPGPNLAEAVKTDGPMHGGTLESLAVGVAAALTAIHGAGVVHRDLKPANVLLSTVGPKVIDFGIARALDDDSAVTRSSQIMGTPSYLAPEIIAGDPPGPPSDIFSWGCLVAYAGTGRTPFNAPTVPAVLHQIISGQPDLSGLDPALRELVESALDKFPDNRPTAQQLLNRLVGQEEPSPDAVHETVVRSWTPPSVARPESAPSGPQPAPPATTPPTGQPAAAAALPPVATPSAGQPAAAPNREPVPPPPGTPPVGQPTAAPPPAGVLPAAPPFAAPPPAGTPPAGQPAPATAPLSGGFGAFPQGAPPSTPTPPGGQPPPAADSPQPERPRRPLPLRAVGAGAGVLVLAAAAALGGAWLFGGREMPQGIQIYADDFTSPQGWDDRDFDPSDTFYWRGYYQGGYALSADGDSRTSTGHPAPVYDLPTRVRVSAAARVLSGPDYGTYGLYCFRNDDGDDTVTSYYASVRVDGTAAQIRRDGGEEGSTHLEEAIGDPLLPGFTASPEDGGEPAVNTLDFTCELDDAADTVTLNLWLNGEHVLEAVDSKPLPHDGEGAPQAGIRATRGAGGGGNLVVVFDDFAVYRLDGADAGESER; from the coding sequence GTGACGCGAAACGGGCACGAGCGCGCCAGACCCCTCCGCACCGGCGACCCGACCGAACTGGGCGACTACCGCATCGTCGGGCGTCTGGGCCGGGGCGGCATGGGAACGGTCTACCTCGGCAGGGACGCGGCCAGGCGCCTCGTCGCGGTCAAGCTGATCCACCCGGACCTCAGCGAGGACCCCGCGTTCCGGCAGCGCTTCGCGCGCGAGGTGGCGGCGGCCCGCCGGGTCGCCCGGTTCTCCACCGCCGCGGTGCTGGACGCGCGGCTGGACAGCGACCCGCTGTTCATCGTCTCCGAGTACGTTCCGGGCCCCAACCTGGCCGAGGCGGTCAAGACCGACGGCCCCATGCACGGCGGCACCCTGGAGAGCCTGGCCGTGGGGGTCGCGGCGGCGCTCACCGCGATCCACGGCGCGGGCGTGGTGCACCGCGACCTCAAACCCGCCAACGTACTGCTGTCCACGGTGGGGCCGAAGGTGATCGACTTCGGGATCGCCCGGGCGCTGGACGACGACAGCGCGGTCACCCGCTCCAGCCAGATCATGGGCACCCCGTCCTACCTCGCCCCGGAGATCATCGCGGGCGACCCTCCCGGACCGCCGTCCGACATCTTCTCCTGGGGCTGCCTGGTCGCCTACGCCGGAACCGGGCGCACGCCCTTCAACGCGCCCACCGTCCCGGCGGTGCTGCACCAGATCATCTCCGGGCAGCCCGACCTGTCGGGGCTCGACCCGGCGCTGCGGGAACTCGTGGAGAGCGCGCTGGACAAGTTCCCCGACAACCGTCCCACCGCCCAGCAGCTGCTCAACCGGCTGGTGGGGCAAGAGGAGCCGAGTCCCGACGCCGTCCACGAGACCGTGGTCCGCTCCTGGACCCCGCCGTCCGTGGCGCGCCCGGAGTCCGCTCCCTCGGGTCCGCAGCCGGCCCCGCCCGCGACCACCCCGCCGACCGGGCAGCCCGCGGCCGCTGCCGCCCTGCCGCCCGTGGCCACCCCGTCGGCCGGGCAGCCCGCGGCTGCCCCGAACCGGGAGCCCGTCCCCCCGCCGCCGGGCACTCCCCCGGTCGGGCAGCCCACCGCCGCCCCGCCCCCGGCCGGCGTCCTCCCGGCCGCACCGCCGTTCGCCGCCCCGCCCCCGGCGGGCACTCCTCCGGCCGGGCAGCCCGCGCCGGCCACCGCACCCCTGTCCGGCGGTTTCGGCGCCTTCCCCCAGGGCGCCCCGCCGTCCACCCCCACCCCGCCGGGCGGCCAGCCGCCCCCGGCAGCCGACTCCCCGCAGCCCGAACGGCCCCGCCGGCCCCTCCCGCTGCGGGCGGTGGGGGCGGGTGCAGGCGTGCTGGTCCTGGCCGCCGCGGCGGCCCTGGGCGGCGCGTGGCTGTTCGGCGGCCGCGAGATGCCGCAGGGCATCCAGATCTACGCCGACGACTTCACCTCCCCCCAGGGCTGGGACGACCGCGACTTCGACCCCTCGGACACCTTCTACTGGCGGGGCTACTACCAGGGCGGCTACGCGCTCAGCGCCGACGGGGACTCCCGGACCTCCACCGGCCACCCCGCCCCCGTCTACGACCTGCCGACCCGGGTGCGGGTCAGCGCCGCCGCCCGGGTGCTGTCCGGCCCCGACTACGGGACCTACGGGCTGTACTGCTTCCGCAACGACGACGGGGACGACACCGTCACCTCCTACTACGCCAGCGTGCGGGTGGACGGCACCGCGGCCCAGATCCGCCGCGACGGGGGCGAGGAAGGCTCCACCCACCTGGAGGAGGCCATCGGCGACCCCCTCCTGCCCGGGTTCACCGCCTCCCCCGAGGACGGGGGCGAACCGGCGGTCAACACGCTCGACTTCACCTGCGAACTGGACGACGCGGCCGACACGGTCACCCTCAACCTGTGGCTCAACGGCGAGCACGTGCTGGAGGCGGTCGACTCCAAACCGCTGCCCCACGACGGCGAGGGCGCCCCGCAGGCGGGTATCCGGGCAACCCGGGGCGCCGGCGGGGGCGGCAACCTCGTGGTCGTCTTCGACGACTTCGCCGTGTACCGGTTGGACGGCGCGGACGCCGGGGAGTCGGAGCGGTAA
- a CDS encoding quinone oxidoreductase family protein: MRAIVVEETGGPEVLRPGEAPDPVPGPGEVVVDLAARGVNFIEIYQRSGIYPVSLPWIPGSEGAGVVSAVGEGVTGVAVGDRVASVGLRGSYAERAVAAAADLVPVPDGVTTEQAAAVLLQGLTAHYLTHSTYPVQRGDTVLVHAAAGGTGRLLVQFAKQRGARVIGTVSTADKERRAREAGADEVVRSTEADVAAEVRRLTGGEGVPVVYDGVGAATFDASLACLRPRGMLVLFGQSSGVVPPFDPQRLNAAGSVYLTRPSLGHYTRTRQELLDRASAVLGLVASGGLAVHVGGRYPLAEAHRAHTDLASRATVGKLLLV, translated from the coding sequence ATGCGCGCCATCGTCGTCGAGGAGACCGGAGGCCCGGAGGTGCTGCGTCCGGGCGAGGCGCCCGACCCGGTGCCCGGCCCCGGGGAGGTCGTCGTCGACCTGGCCGCCCGCGGCGTCAACTTCATCGAGATCTACCAGCGTTCCGGCATCTACCCGGTGTCCCTGCCGTGGATTCCGGGCAGCGAGGGCGCGGGCGTGGTCAGCGCCGTCGGCGAGGGCGTCACCGGGGTGGCCGTCGGCGACCGGGTGGCGTCGGTGGGGCTGCGGGGCTCCTACGCCGAGCGCGCCGTGGCCGCCGCCGCCGACCTCGTCCCCGTCCCCGACGGCGTCACCACCGAGCAGGCCGCCGCGGTCCTGCTCCAGGGGCTTACCGCGCACTACCTCACCCACTCGACCTACCCGGTCCAGCGGGGCGACACCGTGCTGGTGCACGCCGCGGCCGGCGGGACGGGACGGCTCCTCGTCCAGTTCGCCAAGCAGCGCGGCGCCCGGGTCATCGGCACGGTCTCCACCGCGGACAAGGAGCGCCGGGCCCGCGAGGCGGGGGCGGACGAGGTCGTCCGCTCCACCGAGGCCGACGTGGCCGCCGAGGTGCGGCGGCTCACCGGCGGGGAGGGGGTGCCCGTGGTCTACGACGGCGTGGGCGCCGCCACCTTCGACGCGAGCCTGGCCTGCCTGCGGCCGCGCGGCATGCTGGTGCTGTTCGGGCAGTCCAGCGGCGTGGTCCCGCCGTTCGACCCGCAGCGGCTGAACGCCGCCGGGTCGGTCTACCTGACCCGGCCGTCGCTGGGCCACTACACGCGGACCCGGCAGGAGCTGCTGGACCGCGCCTCGGCCGTGCTGGGCTTGGTGGCCTCCGGCGGACTCGCCGTGCACGTGGGCGGCCGCTACCCGCTGGCCGAGGCGCACCGGGCCCACACCGACCTGGCCTCCCGCGCCACCGTGGGCAAGCTGCTGCTCGTCTAG
- a CDS encoding SPFH domain-containing protein, with protein sequence MATEIVLIALAIIVVLGVMSTVRIVPQARAYNIERFGRYLRTLQPGLNFIIPVVDRVNTRFDLREQVFSSRPQPVITEDNLVVNIDTVLYYQITDPRAAAYEVANYLQAIDQLTVTTLRNVIGGMDLERTLTSREEINSRLRGVLDEATGKWGIRVNRVEIKAIDPPPTIKEAMEKQMRAERDKRAAILHAEGERQARILTAEGARQQAILEAQGQQQAAILRADGEAKAIERVFQAVHANNADSKLLAYKYLETLPTLAQGEGNTFWVIPGELTQAVHNLSRAFAPSADGERAEREEPDGDEPEGTAPELTSGGGPSAEALHAADLAADRAAEAVAEAKAEAQAAAGPSGLPGQRQSEP encoded by the coding sequence ATGGCTACGGAGATCGTCCTCATCGCCCTCGCGATCATCGTGGTCCTGGGAGTGATGTCCACCGTACGGATCGTCCCCCAGGCCCGCGCCTACAACATCGAGCGCTTCGGCCGCTACCTGCGCACCCTGCAGCCCGGACTCAACTTCATCATCCCGGTCGTGGACCGCGTCAACACCAGGTTCGACCTGCGCGAACAGGTGTTCTCCTCCCGCCCGCAACCGGTGATCACCGAGGACAACCTGGTGGTCAACATCGACACCGTCCTCTACTACCAGATCACCGACCCGCGCGCCGCCGCCTACGAGGTGGCCAACTACCTGCAGGCCATCGACCAGCTCACCGTCACCACACTGCGCAACGTCATCGGCGGAATGGACCTGGAACGCACCCTCACCTCGCGGGAGGAGATCAACTCGCGGCTGCGCGGCGTCCTCGACGAGGCCACCGGCAAGTGGGGCATCCGCGTCAACCGCGTCGAGATCAAGGCCATCGACCCGCCGCCCACCATCAAGGAGGCGATGGAGAAGCAGATGCGGGCCGAACGCGACAAGCGGGCCGCGATCCTGCACGCCGAGGGGGAGCGGCAGGCCCGTATCCTCACCGCCGAGGGCGCCCGCCAGCAGGCCATCCTGGAGGCGCAGGGCCAGCAGCAGGCCGCGATCCTGCGCGCCGACGGCGAGGCCAAGGCCATCGAGCGGGTGTTCCAGGCGGTGCACGCCAACAACGCCGACTCCAAGCTGCTGGCCTACAAGTACCTGGAGACGCTGCCCACGCTCGCCCAGGGCGAGGGCAACACCTTCTGGGTCATCCCCGGTGAGCTCACCCAGGCGGTCCACAACCTCAGCAGGGCGTTCGCGCCCTCCGCCGACGGGGAGCGCGCCGAGCGGGAGGAACCGGACGGCGACGAGCCGGAGGGGACGGCCCCGGAGCTCACCTCGGGCGGCGGCCCCAGTGCCGAGGCGCTGCACGCCGCCGACCTGGCCGCCGACCGCGCGGCCGAGGCGGTGGCGGAGGCCAAGGCCGAGGCCCAGGCGGCGGCGGGGCCGTCCGGCCTGCCCGGCCAGCGGCAGAGCGAGCCGTGA
- a CDS encoding NfeD family protein, with translation MPVWVVWLIAAVVLGVAELFTLTLALGLLAAAALVAGVAGAIGVGLSGQILAFLAASAAGLLVIRPIARRHMAQPPLLRSGAEALVGRSALVVEEITADGGRIKLSGEEWSARCLDETRHIPAGARVDVMEIEGATAVVYPRDELP, from the coding sequence ATGCCGGTGTGGGTTGTCTGGTTGATCGCGGCCGTTGTGCTGGGTGTGGCCGAACTGTTCACGCTGACCCTCGCCCTCGGCCTGCTGGCGGCGGCGGCGCTGGTCGCCGGGGTGGCGGGCGCCATCGGAGTCGGCCTGTCCGGACAGATCCTGGCCTTCCTGGCCGCCTCGGCCGCGGGTCTGCTCGTCATCCGGCCGATCGCGCGCCGCCACATGGCCCAGCCGCCGCTGCTCCGCTCCGGCGCCGAGGCGCTGGTGGGACGGAGCGCCCTGGTCGTCGAGGAGATCACCGCGGACGGCGGCCGGATCAAGCTCTCCGGCGAGGAGTGGTCGGCCCGGTGCCTCGACGAGACCCGGCACATCCCCGCCGGAGCCCGCGTCGACGTCATGGAGATCGAAGGCGCCACCGCGGTGGTCTATCCGCGGGACGAACTGCCGTGA
- a CDS encoding cobalamin biosynthesis protein, giving the protein MRKKRRTARRARALGLLAGVALDRLVADPERGHPVALFGTAAARLERLLYAPDRTRGAVFAAAAVAPVAALGALADARAATGRTLAATAVATWTVVGGAMLEREAAGLADALEAGDLAEARRRLPRLCGRDPAGLDEEALARAVIESVAENTADAVVAPLVWGALLGSAGLLGYRAVNTLDAMVGHRSVRYARFGWAAARLDDIATWAPARLTALLAAAAAPAVGGDARRAWQSWLRYGNRHPSPNSGQCESAFAGALGVRLGGRNVYGGRVEERPRIGDGRPPRAADVRRAVRLSRAVTVGAALVAAAAARGLDAVDRAARR; this is encoded by the coding sequence ATGCGGAAGAAGCGTCGAACCGCCCGCCGGGCGCGGGCCCTGGGACTGCTCGCGGGCGTCGCCCTGGACCGGCTGGTCGCCGACCCCGAACGGGGCCACCCGGTCGCGCTGTTCGGAACCGCGGCGGCCCGGCTGGAACGGCTGCTGTACGCGCCCGACCGGACGCGCGGAGCGGTGTTCGCCGCCGCGGCCGTGGCCCCCGTCGCGGCCCTCGGGGCGCTCGCCGACGCGCGCGCCGCGACCGGCCGCACACTGGCCGCCACCGCCGTGGCCACCTGGACCGTCGTCGGCGGGGCCATGCTGGAACGGGAGGCCGCGGGCCTCGCCGACGCACTGGAGGCGGGGGACCTGGCCGAGGCGCGGCGCCGCCTGCCGCGCCTGTGCGGACGCGACCCCGCCGGACTCGACGAGGAGGCGCTGGCCCGCGCCGTCATCGAGTCGGTCGCCGAGAACACCGCTGACGCGGTCGTCGCCCCCCTGGTGTGGGGCGCGCTGCTGGGCAGCGCCGGACTGCTCGGCTACCGCGCGGTCAACACCCTCGACGCGATGGTCGGCCACCGCTCCGTGCGGTACGCGCGGTTCGGCTGGGCGGCGGCCCGCCTGGACGACATCGCCACCTGGGCCCCGGCCCGGCTGACCGCGCTGCTCGCGGCGGCCGCCGCCCCCGCCGTCGGCGGTGACGCGCGCCGCGCCTGGCAAAGCTGGCTCCGCTACGGGAACCGCCACCCCAGCCCCAACTCGGGCCAGTGCGAGTCCGCGTTCGCCGGAGCGCTCGGTGTCCGCCTCGGCGGACGCAACGTCTACGGCGGACGGGTCGAGGAGCGTCCCCGCATCGGCGACGGCCGGCCGCCCCGGGCCGCGGACGTCCGCCGCGCCGTCCGCCTGTCCCGCGCCGTCACCGTCGGGGCGGCCCTGGTCGCCGCCGCGGCGGCCAGGGGGCTGGACGCGGTCGACCGCGCGGCACGGCGCTGA
- a CDS encoding lytic transglycosylase domain-containing protein, which translates to MLRLRLVLFGLAAVVAVPAVLVVGSDSTGGSGGAAAPPEGYDADGVRLAGVAADAAPAAPSPLQQAPAVPSEEAAETGARTAPARTEPVVPEAPAERISAEWLARVSGQTGIPERALLGYAGAQLVREHENPACGVSWVTLAAIGSVETEHGTWGGGRSGADGTTTEPIIGIALDGGNGTAAVPDTDGGRLDGDTEWDRAVGPMQFIPATWRTWAADGDGDGVEDPHDIDDAALAAARYLCADGRDLTDGDQWWRAVHAYNHSDAYVGDVYERADHYATRTQ; encoded by the coding sequence GTGCTGCGGCTGCGCCTGGTCCTGTTCGGCCTGGCCGCGGTCGTGGCCGTCCCCGCGGTCCTGGTCGTCGGCTCCGACAGCACCGGCGGGAGCGGAGGGGCCGCCGCGCCCCCCGAAGGCTACGACGCCGACGGGGTGCGGCTGGCCGGCGTGGCGGCGGACGCCGCACCCGCCGCTCCCTCCCCGCTCCAGCAGGCCCCCGCCGTCCCCTCCGAGGAAGCCGCCGAGACCGGCGCCCGCACCGCGCCGGCGCGCACGGAACCGGTGGTCCCGGAGGCCCCCGCCGAGCGCATCAGCGCCGAGTGGTTGGCGCGCGTCAGCGGGCAGACCGGCATCCCCGAGCGGGCGCTGCTCGGCTACGCGGGCGCCCAGCTGGTCAGGGAACACGAGAACCCCGCCTGCGGCGTGTCCTGGGTGACGCTGGCCGCCATCGGCTCGGTGGAGACCGAGCACGGCACCTGGGGCGGCGGCCGGAGCGGCGCGGACGGGACCACCACCGAGCCGATCATCGGCATCGCCCTGGACGGCGGCAACGGCACCGCCGCCGTCCCCGACACCGACGGCGGACGCCTCGACGGCGACACCGAGTGGGACCGCGCGGTCGGCCCCATGCAGTTCATCCCCGCCACCTGGCGGACCTGGGCCGCCGACGGCGACGGAGACGGAGTCGAGGACCCGCACGACATCGACGACGCGGCACTGGCGGCGGCCCGCTACCTGTGCGCGGACGGCCGCGACCTGACCGACGGCGACCAGTGGTGGCGCGCGGTGCACGCCTACAACCACTCCGACGCCTACGTCGGCGACGTCTACGAACGGGCCGACCACTACGCCACCCGCACGCAGTGA
- a CDS encoding sensor histidine kinase, translating into MTGFTRSRGLRDWLVDCCLFVTAVVWGVVLSGVRLEEGAVPDVVPAWLFTLDQLTGVLGCAALWLRRRWPTGLAVALVLLSVFSETIAGAMLVALFSVAVHRPPRTSLAVFGLSLFTAFGYVLLRPEPGTPALLLFLLGAALQGVAVGWGLFVHHRRRLVASLRERAEAEARRAAREEIAREIHDVLGHRLSLLSVHAGALEYRPDAPAEDVARAARVIRESAHQALQDLRQVVGVLRAPVGELPQPVFADLSHLVEEAERAGTPVRLEAEVDGDVPDPAGRTAYRIVQEALTNVRKHAPGAAVTVRVAGAAGEGLEVAVVNTAPAPGSGAVPAAGSGQGLLGLAERVDLAGGSLEYGPLADGGWRLAARLPWPS; encoded by the coding sequence ATGACCGGGTTCACGCGTTCCCGCGGCCTGCGCGACTGGCTGGTGGACTGCTGCCTGTTCGTGACCGCGGTGGTCTGGGGTGTGGTGCTGTCCGGGGTGCGCCTGGAGGAGGGCGCGGTCCCCGACGTGGTCCCGGCGTGGCTGTTCACCCTCGACCAGTTGACGGGCGTGCTGGGCTGCGCGGCGCTGTGGCTGCGCCGCCGGTGGCCGACCGGGCTGGCCGTGGCGCTGGTGCTGCTGTCGGTGTTCTCCGAGACGATCGCCGGGGCGATGCTGGTGGCGCTGTTCTCGGTGGCCGTGCACCGGCCGCCGCGCACCAGCCTGGCCGTCTTCGGGCTCAGCCTGTTCACCGCATTCGGCTACGTGCTGCTCCGCCCCGAGCCGGGCACCCCCGCTCTCCTGCTGTTCCTGCTGGGTGCGGCGTTGCAGGGGGTCGCGGTCGGCTGGGGTCTGTTCGTGCACCACCGCCGCCGCCTGGTGGCGTCGCTGCGGGAGCGCGCCGAGGCGGAGGCGCGGCGCGCGGCCCGTGAGGAGATCGCCCGGGAGATCCACGACGTGCTGGGGCACCGGCTGTCGCTGCTGAGCGTGCACGCCGGGGCGTTGGAGTACCGGCCGGACGCGCCCGCCGAGGACGTCGCCCGCGCGGCCCGCGTCATCCGGGAGAGCGCCCACCAGGCGCTGCAGGACCTGCGCCAGGTCGTGGGAGTGCTGCGCGCCCCCGTCGGGGAGCTGCCGCAGCCCGTCTTCGCCGACCTCTCCCACCTGGTCGAGGAGGCCGAGCGGGCCGGGACGCCGGTCCGGCTGGAGGCCGAGGTCGACGGGGACGTGCCCGACCCGGCGGGCCGCACCGCCTACCGGATCGTGCAGGAGGCGCTGACCAATGTCCGCAAGCACGCCCCGGGCGCGGCGGTGACCGTGCGCGTCGCCGGGGCGGCGGGTGAGGGGCTGGAGGTGGCGGTGGTCAACACCGCGCCCGCGCCGGGCTCGGGGGCGGTGCCAGCGGCCGGGTCCGGGCAGGGGCTGCTGGGGCTGGCCGAGCGGGTGGACCTGGCCGGGGGGAGCCTGGAGTACGGGCCGCTCGCCGACGGTGGCTGGCGGCTCGCGGCCCGGCTACCCTGGCCGTCGTGA
- a CDS encoding response regulator has product MTSPADTPIRVLLVDDDPLVRAGLTMMLGGAPDLRVVGEAGDGEQALALAAECRPDVVLMDIRMPGVDGLAATERLRTSADAPEVIVLTTFDADRHVLRALRAGAAGFLVKDTPPEEIVAAVRQVARGNPVLSPEVTRRLIARVAESGEDRRRDRARRRLAQLNDREREVAVAVGRGLSNAQIGAALHLSVPTVKTHVSAVLARFGFTNRVQIALLVHDAGLLDDEEE; this is encoded by the coding sequence GTGACCTCGCCTGCCGACACGCCGATCAGGGTGCTGCTCGTCGACGACGACCCGCTGGTGCGCGCCGGGCTGACGATGATGCTGGGCGGCGCGCCGGACCTGCGGGTGGTCGGCGAGGCGGGCGACGGTGAGCAGGCACTGGCCCTGGCCGCCGAGTGCCGTCCCGACGTGGTGCTGATGGACATCCGCATGCCCGGTGTGGACGGGTTGGCCGCCACCGAGCGGCTGCGGACGAGCGCGGACGCCCCCGAGGTGATCGTGCTGACCACCTTCGACGCCGACCGGCACGTGCTGCGGGCGCTGCGCGCCGGGGCCGCCGGGTTCCTGGTGAAGGACACCCCGCCGGAGGAGATCGTGGCGGCGGTGCGGCAGGTGGCGCGCGGCAACCCGGTGCTGTCGCCGGAGGTGACGCGCCGGCTCATCGCGCGGGTCGCCGAGTCCGGCGAGGACCGGCGGCGGGACCGCGCCCGGCGGCGGCTGGCCCAGCTCAACGACCGGGAGCGGGAGGTGGCCGTGGCGGTGGGCCGCGGCCTGTCCAACGCGCAGATCGGCGCGGCGCTGCACCTGAGCGTGCCCACGGTCAAGACGCACGTCTCCGCCGTCCTGGCCAGGTTCGGTTTCACCAACCGGGTGCAGATCGCGCTGCTGGTGCACGACGCGGGCCTGCTCGACGACGAGGAGGAGTGA
- a CDS encoding polyamine aminopropyltransferase, translating to MADPAVAEHPAGQAERLPVPPRLARFAVLFAVFVCAACGLVYELALVALGSYLLGDTITQASVVLAVMVFAMGVGSLASKRLTERPAFWFAVVEGLLSLVGGLSVLVLYAAFAWFSLYQPALVGLSFLIGVLIGAEIPLLMTLIQRIRRQEAATAVADLFAADYVGGLIGGLAFPFLLLPAFGLLEGVVLVGMVNAVTGMAVVLWLFRRSLTRLGTAGLAAGLALVMAASVSVLALSDRFEVDARQALYRDPVVHAQRSDYQEIVLTENLARTDLRLFLNGDLQFSSLDEYRYHESLVHPVMDGPRRDVLVLGGGDGLALREILAYEDVARVVLVDLDPAVVELARTHPRISELNRGALDDPRVTVVNDDAFTWLRTTADRFDAVVADLPDPDDVATAKLYSVEFYGLLRQAMTADARAVVQAGSPYFAPRAYWSVQRSMHEAGLHTTPYNVDVPSFGNWGFFLARTDRAPELALPADAPDTAFLDAAVLEAAQVFPKDRRPDAQGEPLPSTLLHPRIIDYHRNAWAGY from the coding sequence ATGGCCGACCCCGCCGTCGCCGAACACCCGGCGGGCCAGGCCGAGCGGCTTCCCGTGCCGCCGCGGCTGGCCCGCTTCGCCGTGCTGTTCGCGGTGTTCGTCTGCGCCGCGTGCGGCCTCGTCTACGAGCTCGCGCTCGTCGCCCTCGGCAGCTACCTGCTCGGCGACACCATCACCCAGGCGTCCGTGGTGCTGGCGGTGATGGTCTTCGCGATGGGCGTCGGCTCGCTGGCGTCCAAACGGCTCACCGAGCGGCCCGCGTTCTGGTTCGCCGTCGTCGAGGGCCTGCTGTCGCTGGTCGGCGGCCTGTCGGTGCTGGTCCTGTACGCGGCGTTCGCCTGGTTCTCCCTCTACCAGCCCGCCCTCGTGGGCCTGTCCTTCCTCATCGGCGTGCTCATCGGCGCGGAGATCCCGCTGCTGATGACCCTCATCCAGCGCATCCGCCGCCAGGAGGCCGCCACCGCCGTCGCCGACCTGTTCGCCGCCGACTACGTGGGCGGCCTCATCGGCGGCCTCGCCTTCCCGTTCCTGCTGCTGCCCGCCTTCGGCCTGCTGGAGGGCGTGGTGCTGGTCGGCATGGTCAACGCGGTCACCGGCATGGCGGTCGTGCTGTGGCTGTTCCGCCGCTCCCTCACCCGGCTCGGCACGGCCGGACTCGCCGCCGGGCTCGCCCTGGTCATGGCAGCGTCGGTGAGCGTGCTGGCGCTGTCCGACCGCTTCGAGGTCGACGCCCGCCAGGCCCTGTACCGCGACCCCGTCGTGCACGCGCAGCGCTCCGACTACCAGGAGATCGTCCTCACCGAGAACCTGGCCCGCACCGACCTGCGCCTGTTCCTCAACGGCGACCTGCAGTTCTCGTCCCTGGACGAGTACCGCTACCACGAGTCGCTGGTCCACCCGGTGATGGACGGGCCGCGCCGCGACGTCCTCGTGCTGGGCGGCGGCGACGGACTGGCGCTGCGCGAGATCCTCGCCTATGAGGACGTGGCGCGCGTCGTCCTGGTCGACCTGGACCCGGCCGTGGTGGAACTGGCCCGCACCCACCCCCGGATCAGCGAACTCAACCGCGGCGCCCTCGACGACCCGAGGGTCACCGTCGTCAACGACGACGCGTTCACCTGGCTGCGCACCACCGCCGACCGCTTCGACGCGGTCGTCGCGGACCTGCCCGACCCCGACGACGTCGCCACCGCGAAGCTGTACTCGGTGGAGTTCTACGGGCTGCTGCGCCAGGCCATGACGGCGGACGCCCGGGCCGTCGTGCAGGCCGGGTCGCCGTACTTCGCGCCCCGCGCCTACTGGAGCGTGCAGCGCAGCATGCACGAGGCGGGACTGCACACCACCCCCTACAACGTGGACGTGCCCAGCTTCGGCAACTGGGGGTTCTTCCTGGCCCGCACCGACCGCGCCCCCGAACTGGCGCTGCCCGCCGACGCGCCCGACACCGCCTTCCTGGACGCGGCGGTGCTGGAGGCCGCCCAGGTCTTCCCCAAGGACCGCCGCCCGGACGCCCAGGGCGAACCCCTGCCGTCCACCCTGCTGCACCCGCGCATCATCGACTACCACCGCAACGCCTGGGCCGGCTACTGA